Proteins encoded in a region of the Mucilaginibacter sabulilitoris genome:
- a CDS encoding DNA topoisomerase IV subunit B, translating to MADAVNYSEDSIRSLDWKEHIRLRPGMYIGKLGDGSAYDDGVYVLLKEIIDNSIDEFVMGSGKTIEVNMSDQKVAVRDYGRGIPLGKVIDCVSKINTGGKYDSKAFQKSVGLNGVGTKAVNALSNTFVVQSYRDGRTKLAEFAKGELVRDEAEKETTQRNGTAINFIPDDTIFRHYRFIPEFVESMIWNYVFLNSGLTINFNGQKYLSERGLYDLLTRNTDVETLRYPIIHLKGEDIEIAMTHGQAYGEEYYSFVNGQNTTQGGTHQAAFREAVVKTVREFYKKEYDASDIRASIVAAIAIKVQEPVFESQTKTKLGSQNIGPEGPSVRTFINDFVKKELDNYLHKNPAVKDALEKRILQSERERKDIAGIKKLANERAKKASLHNRKLRDCKLHFEDTHERRQDTTLFITEGDSASGSITKSRDVMTQAVFSLKGKPLNCYGLTKKVVYENEEFNLLQHALNIEDGLDALRYNNIVIATDADVDGMHIRLLLMTFFLQFFPDLVKAGHVSILQTPLFRVRNKKETIYCYSDEERKNAIAKLGNKPEITRFKGLGEISPDEFGLFIGKDMRLDPVILKDANIKGLLEYFMGKNTPSRQLHIVNNLRVEKDDESINPLIAEEAESLTLPVAV from the coding sequence ATGGCAGACGCAGTTAATTATAGTGAAGATAGTATCCGCTCGCTGGATTGGAAAGAACACATCCGTTTACGCCCCGGTATGTACATTGGTAAACTGGGCGATGGCTCGGCTTACGATGATGGTGTATATGTATTGTTGAAAGAGATCATTGATAACTCTATTGATGAGTTTGTAATGGGATCGGGTAAAACCATTGAGGTAAATATGAGCGACCAGAAAGTAGCCGTGCGCGATTATGGCCGCGGGATACCTTTGGGCAAAGTGATTGATTGCGTATCAAAAATTAATACCGGTGGTAAATATGATAGCAAGGCCTTTCAAAAATCGGTTGGGTTAAACGGGGTGGGTACCAAGGCGGTTAACGCGTTGTCGAACACATTTGTGGTTCAGTCATACCGTGATGGACGTACCAAACTGGCCGAATTTGCCAAAGGTGAACTGGTACGCGACGAAGCCGAAAAGGAAACCACACAGCGCAACGGTACTGCTATAAACTTTATTCCCGACGATACCATTTTCAGGCATTACCGCTTTATACCAGAGTTTGTTGAAAGCATGATCTGGAACTACGTGTTCCTGAACTCTGGCCTCACCATTAACTTTAACGGACAAAAATATCTTTCGGAGCGCGGTCTTTATGACTTGCTGACCCGTAATACCGATGTAGAAACACTGCGCTATCCTATCATCCACCTTAAGGGCGAGGATATTGAGATAGCCATGACCCACGGCCAGGCTTATGGCGAAGAATATTACTCCTTTGTAAATGGGCAAAACACCACCCAGGGCGGTACGCACCAGGCGGCCTTTCGCGAAGCAGTTGTGAAAACCGTGCGCGAGTTTTACAAAAAGGAGTACGACGCTTCAGATATCCGCGCCTCTATCGTAGCTGCTATTGCCATTAAGGTACAGGAGCCGGTATTTGAATCGCAAACCAAAACCAAGCTGGGGTCGCAAAATATTGGTCCGGAAGGGCCATCGGTGCGTACTTTTATCAACGACTTCGTTAAAAAGGAACTGGATAATTATCTGCACAAAAATCCGGCTGTAAAAGATGCTTTAGAAAAACGCATCCTGCAGTCAGAACGCGAACGTAAGGATATTGCCGGTATTAAAAAGCTGGCCAATGAGCGCGCCAAAAAAGCATCGCTCCATAACCGCAAACTGCGCGATTGTAAACTGCATTTTGAAGATACACACGAACGCCGCCAGGATACTACTCTGTTTATTACGGAAGGTGACTCAGCCAGCGGATCGATCACCAAATCGCGCGATGTAATGACCCAGGCCGTGTTTAGCCTGAAAGGTAAGCCGCTTAATTGCTACGGGCTAACCAAAAAGGTGGTTTATGAAAACGAAGAATTTAACCTGCTACAGCACGCGCTTAATATTGAGGATGGTTTGGATGCACTGCGTTACAACAACATCGTAATAGCTACCGATGCCGATGTGGATGGCATGCACATTCGCCTGTTGCTCATGACCTTCTTTTTGCAGTTCTTCCCCGACCTGGTAAAGGCCGGTCACGTATCTATCCTGCAAACACCCTTGTTTCGTGTTCGTAATAAAAAGGAAACCATTTATTGCTACAGCGATGAAGAACGTAAAAACGCTATTGCCAAACTGGGCAACAAACCCGAAATAACCCGCTTTAAAGGTTTGGGCGAAATATCACCCGATGAATTTGGGTTGTTTATAGGTAAAGATATGCGTCTTGATCCGGTGATATTGAAGGATGCCAACATCAAAGGTCTGCTTGAATATTTTATGGGTAAAAATACGCCAAGCCGTCAGCTGCACATCGTTAATAACCTGCGGGTTGAAAAGGATGACGAAAGCATTAACCCGCTTATTGCCGAAGAGGCCGAAAGCTTAACCCTGCCGGTTGCAGTGTAA
- a CDS encoding GNAT family N-acetyltransferase — MKYEDIPLINNEAIHNFELTVDGVRSFIDYKKRGEIIYLIHTEVPEEMEGKGIAAALVEKTFAYLEQHNLKMVPLCTYIQTYLKRHPEWNKLRAVFD, encoded by the coding sequence ATGAAATACGAAGATATCCCGCTTATAAATAACGAGGCCATCCATAACTTTGAGCTTACCGTTGATGGTGTACGTTCATTTATCGATTACAAAAAAAGAGGTGAGATCATATACCTGATACATACCGAAGTACCGGAAGAAATGGAAGGCAAGGGCATAGCCGCGGCCCTTGTTGAAAAAACATTTGCTTACCTGGAACAGCACAATTTAAAAATGGTTCCCCTTTGTACCTACATACAAACCTACCTGAAACGTCACCCCGAATGGAACAAGCTGCGGGCGGTATTTGATTGA
- a CDS encoding SDR family NAD(P)-dependent oxidoreductase, whose amino-acid sequence MTANNFTGQVAIVTGAGQGIGFEIAKQIAQQGAAVLINDVSAELVAKAADAICKLGGNCIALAGDAADINFIQQMVDTAVQHFGMLTIAIANAGITLFGDFLEYPVQSLQSVMNLNLQGSFFLAQRAAKQIIQQKSGGSILFMSSVTGHQAHKDLAAYGMTKAGLEMLAKSLVIELSPYQITVNTVAPGATLTERTMEDAGYQDTWSRITPMGRPATVQDVAAAVLFLVSPQANHITGQNIVVDGGWTAVSTSPY is encoded by the coding sequence ATGACAGCTAATAATTTTACCGGGCAGGTAGCTATAGTAACAGGAGCGGGGCAGGGTATAGGTTTTGAAATTGCCAAACAAATTGCCCAACAAGGCGCGGCGGTACTTATTAATGATGTAAGCGCGGAACTTGTTGCCAAAGCGGCCGATGCTATTTGTAAACTTGGCGGTAATTGTATTGCTTTGGCCGGTGATGCCGCCGATATAAATTTTATACAGCAAATGGTTGATACCGCCGTGCAGCACTTTGGTATGCTCACCATAGCTATAGCCAACGCGGGCATCACGCTTTTTGGTGATTTTTTGGAGTACCCGGTCCAATCGCTGCAAAGCGTAATGAACCTCAATTTGCAGGGCAGTTTCTTTTTGGCCCAGCGTGCGGCAAAGCAAATTATACAGCAAAAAAGCGGCGGGAGTATCCTGTTCATGTCGTCGGTAACGGGGCACCAGGCACATAAGGATCTTGCGGCCTATGGCATGACCAAGGCCGGGCTCGAAATGCTGGCTAAAAGTTTGGTGATTGAGCTGTCGCCCTACCAAATTACGGTTAACACGGTAGCTCCGGGTGCCACTTTAACCGAACGAACCATGGAAGATGCTGGTTATCAGGATACTTGGTCGCGCATTACGCCCATGGGGCGGCCAGCTACTGTACAGGATGTGGCGGCTGCCGTATTGTTCCTGGTATCGCCGCAGGCAAACCATATCACCGGGCAAAACATAGTGGTAGATGGCGGGTGGACAGCTGTAAGTACATCGCCGTACTAA
- a CDS encoding IlvD/Edd family dehydratase: MSDKPLRSRGWFGKTGKDGFIYRAWMKNQGIPAHQLQGKPVIGICNTWSELTPCNAHFRELAESVKNGIYEAGGYPVEFPVMSLGETLIKPTAMLYRNLVSMDVEESIRANPIDGVVLLCGCDKTTPALIMGACSVDIPTIVVSGGAMLTGKYRGHDIGTSDIWRFSEDNRAGHMSDEDLYTAEACMARSRGHCAVMGTASTMACMVESLGLSLAENAAIPAADSRRKVLAHLSGNRIVDMVREDLKLSDILTPQAFENAISVNAAIGGSTNFIIHLLAIAARIGVDLNMDDFNTIAKKIPLLANLQPSGQYFMEDFYYAGGLPALMKELRDVLHGDTITVSGKPMSHNYESSECFNRDLIATWKKPFNEVAGIVVLKGNLCENGAVMKPSAASTELMIHTGRAVVFEDIEDYKNKINDPNLEVDETNVLVLKNVGPKGYPGMPEVGNMAIPKKLLDKGVRDMVRISDGRMSGTGFGTVVLHVSPEAAVGGTLAIVQDGDIINLDVYAGTLHLDVSDKEIAARKERLTLHTNIAKRGYVHLYQTHVEQAHLGADFDFLKGGSGSEVVRDSH, encoded by the coding sequence ATGAGCGATAAACCACTAAGGAGCAGGGGCTGGTTTGGAAAAACGGGCAAAGATGGTTTTATATACAGGGCCTGGATGAAAAACCAGGGCATACCCGCGCACCAGTTGCAGGGTAAACCGGTTATAGGTATTTGTAACACATGGTCGGAACTGACGCCCTGTAACGCGCATTTTAGGGAACTGGCCGAATCGGTAAAGAACGGTATTTATGAAGCAGGTGGCTACCCGGTTGAATTTCCCGTAATGTCATTGGGCGAAACACTGATAAAACCTACCGCCATGCTGTACCGCAACCTGGTGAGCATGGATGTGGAAGAATCTATCCGGGCCAACCCTATTGATGGCGTAGTGCTGCTTTGCGGGTGCGACAAAACAACACCAGCGCTCATTATGGGTGCCTGCAGTGTAGATATACCTACTATTGTGGTATCGGGCGGGGCAATGCTTACCGGCAAGTACCGGGGGCACGACATTGGCACCTCTGATATATGGCGGTTTTCGGAAGATAACCGCGCAGGGCATATGAGCGATGAAGACCTGTACACCGCCGAAGCCTGTATGGCCCGCAGCCGCGGCCATTGCGCGGTAATGGGCACGGCTTCTACGATGGCTTGTATGGTGGAGTCGCTGGGTTTGTCGCTGGCAGAAAATGCTGCTATCCCCGCTGCCGATTCACGCCGCAAGGTGCTGGCCCATTTATCGGGCAACCGTATTGTGGATATGGTTCGGGAAGATTTGAAACTATCGGACATACTTACCCCGCAAGCTTTTGAAAATGCCATCAGCGTTAACGCGGCCATCGGCGGGTCAACCAATTTTATTATTCATTTGCTGGCCATTGCTGCCCGTATCGGGGTCGACCTGAATATGGACGATTTTAATACTATCGCTAAAAAGATCCCGCTGCTGGCCAACCTGCAGCCATCAGGACAGTATTTTATGGAAGATTTTTATTACGCAGGCGGCCTGCCCGCGCTAATGAAAGAACTGCGCGACGTATTACATGGCGACACTATTACCGTAAGCGGTAAACCGATGAGCCATAACTATGAGAGCAGCGAATGTTTTAACCGCGACCTGATAGCCACCTGGAAAAAGCCTTTTAATGAGGTGGCAGGTATAGTGGTGCTGAAGGGCAACTTATGCGAGAACGGTGCGGTAATGAAACCATCGGCGGCAAGTACCGAACTGATGATCCACACTGGGCGCGCCGTTGTATTTGAAGATATTGAAGATTATAAAAATAAAATAAACGACCCTAACCTGGAGGTTGACGAAACCAATGTGTTGGTGTTGAAAAATGTTGGCCCCAAAGGTTACCCGGGTATGCCCGAGGTAGGCAATATGGCCATCCCCAAAAAGCTGCTGGATAAGGGCGTGCGCGATATGGTAAGGATATCTGACGGGCGTATGAGCGGTACGGGTTTTGGTACGGTGGTGCTGCATGTATCGCCCGAGGCTGCCGTTGGGGGCACGCTGGCTATTGTGCAGGATGGCGATATCATCAATCTTGATGTCTATGCCGGAACCCTGCACCTTGATGTAAGCGATAAGGAAATTGCTGCCAGAAAAGAGCGACTAACATTGCATACCAATATTGCAAAACGTGGCTATGTGCATTTATACCAAACCCATGTAGAGCAGGCTCACCTTGGCGCCGATTTTGACTTTTTAAAAGGCGGGTCGGGAAGCGAGGTAGTGCGGGATTCGCATTGA